Genomic segment of Centropristis striata isolate RG_2023a ecotype Rhode Island chromosome 21, C.striata_1.0, whole genome shotgun sequence:
atttgtgattttgggctatataactAAAATTGACTTtgcttgacttgacttaaattCTGAGATATTTTTGATAATTGACCCTTCGCTGAGTCCCGCGGTCAGACGCAGCCTGGCCAGTATTAGGATGGCATCAGCGAGCTACAGCCAGGCAcatgttactttttaaaaaaaaatgtttttaaatattttttattgcattttccaacatagacaaaaacaacaaacaacacactgtggccacagaaaacaaatatccaattaCTTATTACataatacagacaatacaatgaaaatgctctgtcccattacaattgacagtgatgtagcaaatacacatctggaaaaaaagaagtgaagagtcgttaaaaataaaaaataaaaaaagtttttttccaaaaatctcaatttcaattttgagagaaagctatttttttgataattaaaaataataataagtaaattaatgtccttccttataacccaaaaacatcagttagccagttTCCCTCATTGCCATCTATCATCCCTTTTAATACAATAGTTGTGAGTCGCTTACCAGCATATTTAAAGAAGGGTGCCACATGCtgcttttttaatgattgtgAATAAAATGTTCCCTACAGAGCTGGACCTTTTTGTTAAAGAGCAAAATCCTTTTGTTGAACAAGAAACGGCAGCCATATTGCCATTCCCAAATCCACCAGACAGAAATTTTACCttttcataaaacacacttAGTTCAAAGTTGacagtaacaaaataaaagtcacaagTGATTCGGTGACTGTGTGGGCTCTGTGCTAGCTCCGACAGCttgacatacactactggtcaaaagttttagaacacaccaacttttccagaatttaattgaaaattatgcagtttaatgtctcagtgtactctgaaattaatgcacatttgcaacatttaaaattctttattgagcatgatagtgttttgaaagtaaaaaaaagattcaaaatcacattttatgttggactaaaggactaaaaaaagacacaaaatgaccaaaaaaagacacaaaaagacaaaaaaaagacacaaaatgactaaaaaaagacacaaaatggcttacaaagacatgaaaagaattcaaaaatggacaaaatagcccaagactccatagagttaagttgttaacccatttcttgttccctgaaaaaggcctacttgtataattctgaaatgtacattatttttcagttttggttaagcttacctttttttatttacctctggcagttcaccacttacctttgtaccctttcaagctgttcatttgacttgaactgcttgaatttcaataaaaaactggaaaaattggagtgttctaaaacttttgaccggtagtgtacatgcaGCAGCTGATGACAAAGGAGCAATTATCTCCATGcgtctttttcttttactgtatATGACAGGACAGTCTGTCTTTATTCTCCCTCCCAGGACCTGATTGACGAGTGGAAAGCGAAGGAGATCAAACGAGGCAATAGCAACAAAACCATCGACCCGAGCTCGCTAAAGTGGACCCCTCCCAAAGGGACATAAGCACTAAGATCCTCAGGCTACTGAATAAACTCACCTCCAGCCTCACCAGCCACAAGTAGCCTCGACCTACCAACTGTCAATAAAGACCAGTGTTCATTCTTTTCTCTCATCATTTTTACCCTGCTTTATTTCTATCACTCGACTTTTctattttactttcatttagATTTTAAACACCATACGTTCCAAGTTAATTGATTCTCGACTTGTCAGACAGTTAAGAGTCTGTTTGTCCTCTTTGTTTTAAAAACCGCCTACGTCTACTAAGCTTTGAatgttaaaatgataaatggtcCAGTGTGCTGGATAACATGAATGTTTTGCTTTgctcatgcaaaaaaaaatacattttgcagcatttacaggctgttattttttatttcattcaagaaatgtgcattttaaagatggtagttgtttttgtttgggaTACATACAATAATTGTTAGCATGACTTGAAACTGAGTGTATTTTGAGGAGTATGATGTACGGTAACGTCTTCTTTGGTTGGTGTAAAATTGTATAGATCATAATAATGTAATACTTCTTTCTTTTTAGCTCCATCAATAGAGGATATGGACCCATTCCTCTGACGAACCTGCcaaataatggaaaaataaattatcgatatttttaatttgttgagaatataaaaaaaatatgacaatacCACTGTAAGAATGCacatagaaataaaacaacctCAGGTTTTTATACTGATACAATCATACCTTGCTTGTGTGGTTTCTCGGAAACATCGATCTCAGTGGTTGTTACAGACGGAATTACTCTGGTTAAAGAATCTGTAATAAACGGAAAACATTTGAACTCAACATTTCAATGGGACTGTCTTTGCCTTGTACTTTTAAGCATAGCTGTTAAATGTGTATTAGCAATTTGATATTTTCAGTATCAATAAAGGTGCtttgatatttttacattttgtttgttggtGTTTGTGCTTACCACCGCTAGATATGCTTCTGCCCATCAGACCCACAAACATCTCTCCTTTGTTTCctagaaatgtgaaaaaagataATCACATTAACCAAGCTGCAGTTTCAGGGGTATTATAAGGATATCGCTATAAAAACtaacatatttttgtttctttattaagGTATCAAATGTCAGTGATTGGGCCACCACAGTGTGAAAGGGACATTCTTGTTTGGAGGTTAAAAACTGCCCATATAATTAATAagcatttgaataaataaataaaataataaagaaagaaatgcagacaaaaaaacgtgaaattatcaaataaatgtgcaggttatttgaaaattaaaaaaaatatgcacaaacattttttttaattttttttctccaaataattcaatatggaaagaaattaatacaaaatgagTACACTGTCAactaaatcaattttattttgattatttttaaattaacctgCACATTTATTTGATAATGATATTGTTTAAACATTTCTTTCTTCACTAATTAATAAGTTCATAAATTCATTGATTTATTATCAATCATTAAGTGCAGTTTAGATCACTTAAGTCCTCCATACACATCAAGCTACTTACGTCTATTTACTTTAAAAGGTTTCTTTATACCTGTGAgggataaaacaaaaaaaatgatcaatgtattTATAGCCATAGCCACAGACTTGTACAGTAAAATGAGCTCTAAGAAGATTGATGACATGATGATTTGAAACCTGAACGTTTCCCCATGAGTCCATAGAAGCGGAGGGCTTTAGACCTTTTCATCAGACTGGCCACCGGATGGATCAGATCTGCCTCCAGTGACTCACCCTGCCAATAACATCCACAACTTAATTTCTTCTTgttgtaaaatcacaaaaagaagtAACTGACATTACGTCAAATCACAGAGCATTTAATTCCTCAAGCAGAACTTTCtgcaattaaaacaaatatgtcCTCTGTTGTTTACTCTCTAATTTCTGATAAGAACATTAAATCACTGATGCTCACCTGCCAGTCTTTAAATaaccctctctcctcttccacaCTAGAAGATAGAGCCTGATAGGTTTGCAccaaagcacaaaaagtcacaacgACAAGCTGGATCTTCCAGTTATCCATTTCTTGATCAGGAGGAAATGCCTCGGTTCAGAATCTCTTCAATCAAAGAAGGTTTATTCagctaaaaatacataaaaaataatattgggtgtctctgactctgtgaGTGTTATTCTGTTTGCCCCAACTGTATCCAGGGTGCATTTATACCTCTACACGCCATGCAGCTAGAACCCTCCCCTCTAAACATGATTATGCAATGGATTTGGAAACTTCCACACTAATTATATTAAAACATGAGACTACGCCTCATATATGTAGTATTTTGCagcaattacccaaaaaatatctgaagaatcaaaaattattatttatttgaatttactgtatttctttaGTTGTTTGGAGGTAAGATTGTTTCAAAGATTTACAAGCAGTGTTGCATTCTAAGAAAACCCaacatgtaaatattaaaagcgcaaatatttacatttgagaTGGTCACctttcatttccatttttattagaCGTCCGGGTTGCAATTGGTCTAAAAATATCCGTGTGATGTGCACATTCTTCTTTGATATCACAGAGGAGGAGGGCAGGACATGCAGGCGCGTCGGGTCTCTGCAAACACAACCATCTGCTTTGAAGGGAGTGCTTTATTGGTTAGCCAAATGACTTGGCAGCATGTTCTGGATTTATGAAGCACGACAACACagatgtgacctttgaccttacatatatatttattcataaagactaaaatttatttatttattctatttttatttttttatttttttatttttttccgtgtatgtatatatatattttgagtttcttattttgcaccaaTGGGAGTTGCACTCCAATTTCgctgtgtatatatacaatatacaaatgctattctattctattctattctattctattctgttctattatTCATAAAGACTAAAATGCTGAAGGTTGTATGTTAAACTGATGGTCAGAAAGCAAGCAGATAATGGGGGGGAAAAAGCTATTTATGAAAGCCTGAAAATAGACAGTTGACATTTCAAGTGAATTGGAATATGTAGGAAATAACCTGAAATATATGCCAATATTATTAACTTTCTGATCATGTGATGGGTTAGCCTTCCTGTGATGATGACACTGTCATGAAACCTTTTCATGATCTTTACTAACTTAGCCATTTAAATGCTCTAATCCAACGAAAGGTGAGCTCTTTTTCCAACACTCTGGCTATAGAAATGTATGGAGAGGCAATTACTTGACAATCTGTGTGCTGTAAGGACACCCACTTGAAACAAAGCTGACACACACATCAAATGCTTTGATCCATGCACAGGTGCTTCTAAAAGCAAGAAAAGACCGGGACAATTAGGCCTGAAAGGCAATTACAGCTGAACAGCCCCCTTGTGTGCACACAGTGTAACCCACAGCTAACGTGGAGTGCTGAATCAAAAGAAATCAGAAGCACAACATTTGCATATGAAATAATTTAGTCACAAAGAGCTCCTGTAATGACAGGACATTGTGTTTCCATGAGGCGCCGGGTAGCGGTTCTGTAGGACGTTTCAGGTTTTGCTCTGCTTACTGCGGATGCTGAGTCTGACACGTTTCCCCTTCAAATATGAGACTCCTCCtgtggtttttttgtgatttttaaattgCAAATGATATTTCAAGTGATGCATAAAAAGTTTAAAGGTACTATGTGAATGTATTAATCACTTTGTTACGGCAATGCATGTATCGATCACTTAAATCTGAGTCCATGTTGAAGAGATCATCTGTGCTTCATTTGTATTGAGAGAGACTCCTCAATCAGGACAACATCATGCGTCACTATAACGTTTTGTTATTGGATTCTATTGAGGAAATGAAATAAACACGCTCATATCCCCTGCTGCCATACAATTCTTCATTTAGACAATAATAGACTGTCCTCTTATGATTTTTAGATGTTGACTCAGATAGCAACAGTAACCACATCAAATCAAGGTTTTAGAGGCGTAGTCAAGAGATTTAAGTTCAGTTTATGCATCATGAGGAGCCTTCtgctaaattttattttattttcttttgggCATTTTTATGCCTTCATTGAAAAGCTGATAATAGAGAGACAACAGGAAGTGAAGGGACAGTGACATTGGGTTGACACAGAGCAAAGGTTTCAATTTGTCAACAATTTTGGTATCTGATTAATATTATCTGTCTTAACTAGTACAATACAAACATTGTTAATGGATTTACAGACTGTTAATTGGTCACATCTATTGGCTTGACTAAGTTACTATTGTCTCTGTTATTGCCACTGAACTACAGGGGTGGATGTAAGAAATCACTGtaacaaagttgtttttgtgttcttctttgagcataaaaaaagtaaaagtaaaagtaagagTGAAAACGTTGCATGAAAAAATCATGACAACCTGTGTGACAATGAATCAAAAGAAAGGAGATTAATGAGCAGCTGCAGTAGAGAAGAAGCTGCTTATTGAAACACGTTTAAAAATCAACTAATAAATtatgatattataatattacaACTTAAGCAACCAAGCAATATTTTTCTAAcaatttctttactttttatattttaagtgcatatttttttacttaggCCTAAGTAAAAAGTTAGAGTACTTCTTACAACGCTAATTATCGTATCACGGGATAGTTTATAAAAAGGTTGCATCTACCTTAATTGATTTCTGCGTCACCGCCAGGTGCATTCTGGGTGCGGCtaaatgctaaatgctaaatgcTAGCATGCCCTTAGTGGACCCCCAGTATAGCCCAAAATGTTTGAAAACTTTGAGAAGCGCAGTGGGACAGAGATGCTGAGTGGACTGGTTGTATAATGCGCTGATAACGAACAGCAGAGAGGACTCTGCGGTGCTCAAGACTCACAGACGTTCAGACAGGTGAGTACAACCCGAGTGTCAACAGCCGCATAGCGATTTGTTTGTGCTTTACGCGGTGTGATGTTATAAAAACGGTAACATTACAGTCAAGGCCGGATTAACCATATGGTAAAGGGCCCAGGGCAGAGTGTgcacaagcaaaatatctgGTTCTCTCTCGcttatatgttaaactgtccatcGGAGCCGTTGCTCCaaaatgaattttgaggtgatttcagggtgatttctgtttaaaatgagctgaggaccaaaatgttacttgattctagattcttgatttttgtttgtgtcttgtcttcctctgtgatggctctatcaattcaatacatttgtgttactgggaataggtgttgttaaatagatattggatgctttgaaagtgaaacttttttttttttttttgtgaaaattgaggacacttccttccctctctttttctttttgtacgttgtccttgagtgccaagaaaggcgccttccaagtaaaatgtattattattattattattattattattattatctatgtagtgggtcaattttgccagattatactgatgctgatgtgttttgttttcataacatcatatgtgagtgaatggccttgacaagaggacatagtggtgcatttgtagttctatgagtgtttgcacatctgtacatgaaaatgcacttgacgacagttagttattgatgttTTGAGTAGActaactgtatattactgtaatttattctatattttgccagattatggtgattctggggccgtgatgatggggcccttgaatattgttgcccagggtacagcaaagtgttaatctggccctgaTTACAATCACTCCATTgctttaataaatgtgtttttggctATAGTCGATGTGGAGTTTATATTGTTTAGACATGCCATGTGCATGTCTAAACAATTTAAACTTCTGCTGTTGATGGTTGAAGTGTCGGGCTAATTTAGTTAGCACAATAAGGCTTGAGCGCACCGGATGTCACATaacttgttttgtatttttgtattttggcaggaaacatgaataaaataaaaggagtTCACTGCGAACTTTAATTCAAATAGCATTTGCATTGAGCAATGCTTTATTGCAAAGCTTGTTGAGTTAAATACTACTAATGTGTATAGTGCCCCGGGACCTGCAGTATGCAGACTATTAACTGGTCAACTGTCCCCCATCCTCCTCTGCAGAATCTTTAAAAGCGTAGAGAGGAATAAATGGACTTAGTCtggatttttaaataatattcagCCTTGTCCTCACTAGAAGGATGAGCATTGCTTCAGTCAATGTTGGCATCAGCAACAGGCAGTGTGATAACTTGTATGTAGCGTTAACCGTACCCTCTATCTTCTGTATCTTCAACAAAGTTACCTACATCATTAAAGTCTGAATGAATTTTGCATGACACCACTTCATTCATGAAACTATACCTTTATGATAAACAGCAGTTACCATGAGAGTGCAATGACACTTTTATCCTAAGTGAATCATTcctaaaaatgaaattactctCATTTGAAGCCATGGGAGGTGGTATGCTGGAGTTGTGTTGGGATCATAATAAAagccttttaaataaataaaatattaatattggtAATATTGGAATCCATTGCTTGTGAGGTCCATTACTCAGTTTTCTTCTGATGCTTTGCGCTGGTTTTACTGCAGTAATCCATTTTACCATCTATAAGGATCTTGAGGAATCCGATAAAATGCTCTCCCATTTTACTTGTTCTAGATTGTTCTGGCATCCTGGCTCACAACAACTATATATGGCGTTGCTTTGATTTGGAGTCATTGTGTGgcatagcttttgttttgttgtctgagcactttttcttattttctctgGTTAGTTTAAGTAAGGCCCAACCCACCCTCTCGCTTTGAAAAGTGTAATGTAACTTTTACTCACAGTACATTTCAACTGACCTCCTTTATACTGCCATTCAAGTAAATTTTTACaccagtacttttactcaagtaaaatccCTTTAAAGTAACTC
This window contains:
- the si:ch211-131k2.2 gene encoding uncharacterized protein si:ch211-131k2.2, whose amino-acid sequence is MDNWKIQLVVVTFCALVQTYQALSSSVEEERGLFKDWQGESLEADLIHPVASLMKRSKALRFYGLMGKRSGIKKPFKVNRRNKGEMFVGLMGRSISSGGSSEEWVHILY